The DNA region GCTTTGAAAGCTTCTGGGTGGTTCATTGCTAAATCTGCAAGAACTTTTCTGTTCAATTCGATTCCGTTAGCTTTTACTTTACCCATGAATTGAGAATAAGACATTCCTTCTAATCTAGCTCCAGCGTTAATACGTTGAATCCAAAGTGAACGGAAGTTTCTTTTGTTTTGCTTTCTGTCACGGTAAGCATAAAGCATTGCTTTTTCTACCGCGTTTTTAGCTACTGTCCAAACGTTTTTACGACGACCAAAGAAACCTTTGGCTTGTTTCATTATTTTTTTTCTTCTTGCTCTTTTAGCAACTGAATTTACCGATCTTGGCATAATTTTTACTTTTATTTTTGTAGCAGGCGACCCGAATTTAATCAAGGGTACTTATTGGCCATACTCCAAGGTTATTAAATTGTTTTAACCTAAAGAAATTTATCTAAAGACTTTTGTCGATTAGATAATTCTTAATTGTTGTTTGATACTTTTCATATCTGTAGAGTGAACTAGCGCTGAGTGTGTCAAAGCTAATTTACGTTTCTTAGATTTTTTAGTCAAGATGTGACTTTTAAAAGCATGCTTTCTTTTAATCTTTCCAGAGCCAGTAACTTTAAAACGTTTCTTAGCGCTAGATTTTGTTTTCATTTTAGGCATTTTTCCTAGTTTTTTGAATTTATTCTTACTTACTTATTTTATGTTTAGTTTAAAATAAAAGCGGTTACACTTATTGTTTTAAACTTTAACTATTTCTTTTTCTTAGGAGCAATGAACATAATCATTCTTTTTCCTTCAAGAACAGGTAAAGCTTCTACTTTACCAAATTCTTCTAAATCTGTTGCTAATCTTAATAATAAGATTTGACCTTGATCTTTATAAATAATAGAACGTCCTTTAAAGAAAACAAATGCTTTTAGTTTAGCTCCTTCTTTTAGGAATTTCTCTGCGTTCTTTCTTTTAAATTCATAATCATGCTCATCTGTTTGAGGACCGAAACGAATTTCTTTAACGACAACCTGTGAGGATTTCGCTTTTAGAATTTTTTCTCGTTTTTTCTGCTCATAAACAAACTTTTTGTAATCCATGATTTTACAAACCGGTGGATCAGCATTTGGCGAAATTTCGACTAAATCTAATTCAAGTTGATCAGCTAATCGCAAAGCATCTGCTGTTTTAAAAACTCCGGGCTCTACATTTTCACCTACTAGTCGTACTTCTGGCACACGAATAAGGTTGTTTATTCTGTGCGCATCTTTTTTTTCTACTCGAGGTTGGAAACCTCTATTGTTTCTTATTGCTATGGCTATAAAATTTAAGTTAAACAGTAAATACTTTTAATGTCTTGTTTATTTCTTCGTTTACAATTCTGACAAATTCTTCAATTGTAACGCTGATGTTTCCTTTTCCTTCTTGACCTTGGCGGCGTATAGAAATTGTTCCGTTTTTCTCCTCTTCCTCTCCAACAATCAGCATAAATGGGATTTTTTGCAACTCCGCATCTCTGATTTTTTTACCAATTGTTTCGTTTCGGTTGTCAATTAGCCCGCGAATTTCGTGATTTTCTAGCAAATCTAAAACTTTTTTGGCATAATTTTCATATTTCTCGCTCAAAGACAAGATTATAGCCTGTTCTGGCATTAACCATAAGGGGAAATTTCCTGCTGTGTGTTCTAGTAAAATTGCTATGAAGCGTTCCATAGAACCAAAAGGAGCACGGTGAATCATCACTGGTCGGTGAAGTTCATTGTCTGATCCTTTGTATGTTAGTTCAAAACGCTCTGGAAGGTTGTAGTCAACTTGGATTGTTCCTAATTGCCATTGTCTCCCTAAAGCATCTTTTACCATGAAATCCAGTTTAGGTCCGTAGAAAGCTGCTTCACCGTATTCGACAACAGTATTTAATCCCTTGTCACGTGCAGCATTAATAATAGCATTCTCAGCTTTTTCCCAGTTTTCGTCTGTTCCTATGTATTTTTCTCTGTTTTCTGGATCTCTTAATGAAACCTGAGCAGTGAAGTTTTCAAATCCTAATGAACCAAAGACATATAATACAAGGTCGATTACTTTTTTGAACTCGTCGTCTAATTGTTCCGGAGTACAAAAAATGTGAGCATCATCCTGAGTAAATCCGCGTACACGTGTTAATCCGTGTAATTCCCCTGATTGCTCGTATCTGTAAACAGTACCAAATTCAGCGTAACGTTTTGGTAAATCTTTGTATGACCAAGGTCTTGTGTTGTAAATCTCACAGTGGTGAGGACAGTTCATAGGTTTTAATAAGAACTCTTCGCCTTCTGCTGGAGTATTTATGGGTTGGAAGCTGTCCGCGCCATATTTCGCATAATGACCAGAAGTAACATATAGTTCTTTTTGACCAATATGAGGAGTAACAACTTGCTCATAACCTGCTTTTTTTTGAGCTCTTTTAAGAATTGCTCTAATCGGTCTCTTAAAGCAGCTCCTTTAGGTAGCCATAAAGGTAAGCCTTGACCCACTTTTTGAGAAAAAGCAAATAATTCTAACTCTTTGCCCAGTTTTCTGTGGTCGCGACGTTTCGCTTCTTCTAATAATTCTAAATATTCTGTTAGGTCTTTCTGTTTTGGAAATGAAACACCATAAACTCTTGTTAATTGTTTGTTTTTTTCATCACCTCTCCAATAAGCACCAGCAACACTCATGACTTTCATGGCTTTGATAAGTCCTGTATTTGGGATATGTCCGCCTCTACATAAGTCGGTAAAGGTATCGTGGTCACAAAAAGTTATTGTTCCGTCTTCTAAATTCGTAATCAACTCAGTTTTGTAAACATTGTCTTTGTATAACTCTAATGCTTCAGCCTTGGAAACAGGTCTTAGTTTAAATTCGTGTTTACCTCTAGAAATTTCAAGGACTCTGTCTTCGATTTTCTTGAAATCAGCTTCAGTTATTTTTTGGTCTTCAAAATCTACGTCATAATAGAATCCGTTAGCAATAGCAGGTCCAAGAGTTAATTTGATTCCTGGGAACATTTCTTCTAATGCTTGAGCCATTACATGCGAAGTAGAATGCCAGAAAGCTTTTTTACCTTCCAGATCGTTCCAGGTATATAATATAAGACTGCCGTCGGTTGTTAGTGGTGTTACTGTTTCAATAGTTGTACCATTGAAAGAAGCTGAAATTACATTTCTTGCAAATCCTTCGCTAATGCTTTTAGCAACATCCATTGGAGTTGTGCCTTGTGCAAACTCTCTAACTGACCCATCGGGCAAAGTAATCTTAATCATTGTTAGTTTAATTTTGAGATTGCAAATATATAGTATTCAAAAAATACATACAATATATATTATAGTATAGTGTGTTTCTTTTTGGTTATTGTGTATAGGTGTGTTTTTCAGGAGCTATTTCCCGCTATTCATTTCAATCTTATTGTTTTTAAAGAAAAAAACAATAAGGATTTCCATTTCTATCAGGGCTAGGGCAGTTGCTTAAAATGCTGTTTCTACAGTTATATAATGTAAAATCCTTTGTGTTCTTTAGTTTTCTTAAGTGACTTATGTGTTTAAAATCTCCTTTTCTACTATGAAGTATAGTAATATCTGTTTTTTCTTAGTGTTCTTTGCTAAGAAACTTTCCGCTCTTTGCGGTTAAAGTAATGTCTTAAACTCCAAATTCCTACAAAACCGAAAATTTCTTAAAAATTAAACTTCATGTTATCAGTTGATTAAAAAATAAACCAAAAATAGTTTCAAAAAGGTCTTGTTTAATCGAATAAAGGTTCTACTTTTGCACCCGCAACAGCGAAAACGTTCTATTAAATACTGGCAGGCTAAGAAGAATGATTCGGACGAAAGTTTGAAAAAAAAGTTTGAAAAAAGCTTGTGAGATTTGAAAAAGCGATTTACATTTGCACCCCGTAAAACACGCAAAGTTATTTGAGATATTGACAAGAGAAAAGGAGTTAAGTTTCGGTAAATAAATCGAAAAAAAAACTTTAAATTTTTCTTGTGAGTAAAGAAATAAGTTGTAGTTTTGCAGCCGCTTTGAGAGACAAGCGAAAAACAAAAAGACACGTTCCTAGACATATTGAATTGACAGCCGTCTCGTTTTAAAAACGGGACAAAAAAAATAAGAGTAATAGAATCGCGAGATTTGAATAAACCGATAGTAACTTGGAGTCAATATAAAACAAGAACTTTTATAAGTTCAAACAATATACGATGAAGAGTTTGATCCTGGCTCAGGATGAACGCTAGCGGCAGGCTTAACACATGCAAGTCGAGGGGTATGCCGATTTATCGGCAGAGACCGGCGCACGGGTGCGTAACGCGTATGCAATCTACCTTTCACAGAGGGATAGCCCAGAGAAATTTGGATTAATACCTCATAGTATAGCAGTTTCGCATGAAACCACTATTAAAGTTCCAACGGTGAAAGATGAGCATGCGTCCCATTAGCTAGATGGTAAGGTAACGGCTTACCATGGCTACGATGGGTAGGGGTCCTGAGAGGGAGATCCCCCACACTGGTACTGAGACACGGACCAGACTCCTACGGGAGGCAGCAGTGAGGAATATTGGTCAATGGACGCAAGTCTGAACCAGCCATGCCGCGTGCAGGATGACGGTCCTATGGATTGTAAACTGCTTTTGTACGAGAAGAAACAACATTACGTGTAATGTCTTGACGGTATCGTAAGAATAAGGATCGGCTAACTCCGTGCCAGCAGCCGCGGTAATACGGAGGATCCAAGCGTTATCCGGAATCATTGGGTTTAAAGGGTCCGTAGGCGGTTTAGTAAGTCAGTGGTGAAAGCCCATCGCTCAACGGTGGAACGGCCATTGATACTGCTAGACTTGAATTATTAGGAAGTAACTAGAATATGTAGTGTAGCGGTGAAATGCTTAGAGATTACATGGAATACCAATTGCGAAGGCAGGTTACTACTAATTGATTGACGCTGATGGACGAAAGCGTGGGGAGCGAACAGGATTAGATACCCTGGTAGTCCACGCCGTAAACGATGGATACTAGCTGTTGGGGGCAACTTCAGTGGCTAAGCGAAAGTGATAAGTATCCCACCTGGGGAGTACGGGCGCAAGCCTGAAACTCAAAGGAATTGACGGGGGCCCGCACAAGCGGTGGAGCATGTGGTTTAATTCGATGATACGCGAGGAACCTTACCAAGGCTTAAATGTAGATTGACCGTTTTGGAAACAGAACTTTCGCAAGACAATTTACAAGGTGCTGCATGGTTGTCGTCAGCTCGTGCCGTGAGGTGTCAGGTTAAGTCCTATAACGAGCGCAACCCCTGTTGTTAGTTGCCAGCGAGTCATGTCGGGAACTCTAACGAGACTGCCAGTGCAAACTGTGAGGAAGGTGGGGATGACGTCAAATCATCACGGCCCTTACGCCTTGGGCTACACACGTGCTACAATGGCCGGTACAGAGAGCAGCCACTGGGCGACCAGGAGCGAATCTATAAAGCCGGTCACAGTTCGGATCGGAGTCTGCAACTCGACTCCGTGAAGCTGGAATCGCTAGTAATCGGATATCAGCCATGATCCGGTGAATACGTTCCCGGGCCTTGTACACACCGCCCGTCAAGCCATGGAAGCTGGGGGTGCCTGAAGTCGGTGACCGCAAGGAGCTGCCTAGGGTAAAACTGGTAACTAGGGCTAAGTCGTAACAAGGTAGCCGTACCGGAAGGTGCGGCTGGAACACCTCCTTTCTAGAGCCTTAGTTTTAGCCAAGTGCAGGCTAAGGATAAAGATGAAAAGGTACTAAAGGTCAAAAATTAAGATTGTATTACTCTTGCTGTTAATTTAAAAAAAAGAATAAAGAATTTAAGTAAAAAACAGAGTCTCGTAGCTCAGCTGGTTAGAGTACTACACTGATAATGTAGGGGTCGGCAGTTCGAGTCTGCCCGGGACTACTTTTTAAACTTAAATAGGAAATTTTAGAGGTTGAGTTACACTTAAAGTGAACCGTTTCAAAAAACTGTTAACTTATAACTGTTAACTGACAACTAGATACGGGGGATTAGCTCAGCTGGCTAGAGCGCCTGCCTTGCACGCAGGAGGTCAACGGTTCGACTCCGTTATTCTCCACCAAGAAGTACAGAGATAAGAGTACAAAGTATAAGGATAAGTCTTAATACTTAATACAAAAATCTTAAAACTGATTAAAGTTCATTGACATATTGAGATAAAAATATTAAAAAAGTAGAAAGAACACGTAATTATGTTTATCATTAGGCATAATTATAAGTACAATAAGCAAAATAAGGGCGTATGGGGGATGCCTAGGCTCTCAGAGGCGAAGAAGGACGTGATAAGCTGCGAAAAGCTACGGGGATCTGCACACAAGACTTGATCCGTAGATATCCGAATGGGGCAACCCACTATGTTGAAGACATAGTACACCGATAGGTGGGCAAACCCGCTGAACTGAAACATCTAAGTAGGCGGAGGAGAAGAAAACAAAAGTGATTCCGTAAGTAGTGGCGAGCGAACGCGGATTAGCCCAAACCAATGTTGTTACGGCAATGTTGGGGTTGTAGGACCACGACATTTCTTGCATGAAGAATTAGAATTTACTGGAAAGTAGAGCCATAGAGAGTGATAGCCTCGTATAAGTAATGAATGTAAAGAATAGTGGTATCCTGAGTAGGGCGGGGCACGTGAAACCCTGTCTGAATTTGGCGGGACCATCCGCTAAGGCTAAATACTCCTGAGAGACCGATAGTGAACCAGTACTGTGAAGGAAAGGTGAAAAGAACCGTGAATAACGGAGTGAAATAGATCCTGAAACCATACGCTTACAAGCGGTCGGAGCTTCTTCGTGAAGTGACGGCGTGCCTTTTGCATAATGAGCCTACGAGTTAACGTTGCTGGCAAGGATAAGTACTTCAGGTATGGATCCGTAGCGAAAGCGAGTCTGAATAGGGCGCTTTAGTCAGTAGTGTTAGACGCGAAACCGTGTGATCTACCCATGGGCAGGTTGAAGCTGTGGTAACACACAGTGGAGGACCGAACCGGTTGACGTTGAAAAGTCTTCGGATGACCTGTGGGTAGGGGTGAAAGGCCAATCAAACTCGGAAATAGCTCGTACTCCCCGAAATGCATTTAGGTGCAGCGCTGAGCATAAAGTTATATAGAGGTAGAGCTACTGATTGGATGCGGGGGCTTCACCGCCTACCAATTCCTGACAAACTCCGAATGCTATATAATGTTTCTCAGCAGTGAGGGCTTGGGTGCTAAGGTCCAAGTCCGAGAGGGAAAGAACCCAGACCATCAGCTAAGGTCCCCAAATATATGCTAAGTTGAAAGAACGCGGTTTGTCTGCCCAGACAGCTAGGATGTTGGCTTGGAAGCAGCCATTCATTTAAAGAGTGCGTAACAGCTCACTAGTCGAGCGGACGAGCATGGATAATAATCGGGCATAAGCATATTACCGAAGCTATGGATTTTGTAGTAATACAAAGTGGTAGGGGAGCATTCTAACAGGGTTGAAGGTGTGTTGTAAAGCATGCTGGACTGGTTAGAAAAGAAAATGTAGGCATAAGTAACGATAATGCGGGCGAGAAACCCGCACACCGAAAGACTAAGGTTTCCACAGCTATGCTAATCAGCTGTGGGTTAGTCGGGACCTAAGGCGAACCCGAAGGGGATAGTCGATGGCCAACGGGTTAATATTCCCGTACTACTAAATACTGTGATGGGGTGACGGAGTGATGAAAGCGCCGCGAACTGACGGAATAGTTCGTTAAAGTACCTAGCTATAGGTCCTGTAGTTAAATGCGCAGGAACTGGTGAAATACGATAGTACACAGAGACTTCGGTTGAAGTGATAGTGCGCCTAAGGGCTTCCAAGAAAAACCTCTAAACTTCAGGTATTTAGTACCCGTACCGTAAACCGACACAGGTAGTTGGGATGAGAATTCTAAGGTGCTCGAGAGATTCATGGCTAAGGAATTAGGCAAAATAGACCCGTAACTTCGGGAGAAGGGTCGCCCTGAGTAATCAGGGCCGCAGTGAAGAGGTCCAGGCGACTGTTTATCAAAAACACAGGGCTCTGCAAAATCGTAAGATGAAGTATAGGGCCTGACACCTGCCCGGTGCTGGAAGGTTAAGAGGAGATGTTATCTTCGGAGAAGCATTGAATTGAAGCCCCAGTAAACGGCGGCCGTAACTATAACGGTCCTAAGGTAGCGAAATTCCTTGTCGGGTAAGTTCCGACCTGCACGAATGGTGTAACGATCTGGACACTGTCTCAGCCATGAGCTCGGTGAAATTGTAGTAACGGTGAAGATGCCGTTTACCCGCAGTGGGACGAAAAGACCCTGTGCACCTTTACTATAGCTTAGTATTGACCTTGGATAAATGATGTGTAGGATAGGTTGGAGACTGTGAAGTGGCGTCGCCAGGCGTTGTGGAGTCATTGTTGAAATACAACCCTTTGTTTATCTGAGGCCTAACCCCGCACTGCGGGGGACATTGCTTGGTGGGTAGTTTGACTGGGGTGGTCGCCTCCAAAAGAGTAACGGAGGCTTCTAAAGGTTCCCTCAGTACGCTTGGTAACCGTGCGAAGAGTGCAATGGCATAAGGGAGCTTGACTGAGAGACATACAGGTCGATCAGGTACGAAAGTAGAGCATAGTGATCCGGTGGTTCCGCATGGAAGGGCCATCGCTCAAAGGATAAAAGGTACGCCGGGGATAACAGGCTGATCTCCCCCAAGAGCTCATATCGACGGGGGGTTTGGCACCTCGATGTCGGCTCGTCACATCCTGGGGCTGGAGAAGGTCCCAAGGGTTGGGCTGTTCGCCCATTAAAGTGGCACGCGAGCTGGGTTCAGAACGTCGTGAGACAGTTCGGTCTCTATCTACTGTGGGCGTTAGAAATTTGAGTGGATCTGATTCTAGTACGAGAGGACCGAATTGGACAAACCTCTAGTGTATCTGTTGTCCCGCCAGGGGCACTGCAGAGTAGCTACGTTTGGAAGGGATAAGCGCTGAAAGCATATAAGCGCGAAACCCACCACAAGATGAGATTTCTTTTAAGGATCGTGGGAGATGACCACGTTGATAGGCTATAGATGTAAAGGCAGTAATGTCATAGTCGAGTAGTACTAATAATCCGTAAGCTTATGTACGCTTTTCCCCCGATGTAAATCGGGGGAGGAAACTTTCTAAATGAATTAAAATTCTTTATCTCAGTATGTTAAAATATTGTTTAATTGATAATTAACAATTTATAATTGATAATTAATGATTAAAAGTTGCCCAAGCAACGAACAACCTTAAGGTGGTTATTGCGGCGGGGCTCACCTCTTCCCATCCCGAACAGAGAAGTTAAGCCCGCCTGCGCAGATGGTACTGCATTTTGTGGGAGAGTATGTCGTCGCCTTTCTTTAAAAACCCTATCCAATCCGGATAGGGTTTTTTGTTTTATATTTGTTTAGATGAATCAATGCTTATTTTGAAATAATGAATAAAAAGAAGCTTGTTGATATGACTCGTGGACCTATTGTGCCACAAATTATTCATTTTACTTTGCCATTAATAATTGGTAATTTTTTTGTACTTACTTATAATGCAGTCGATTCAATTATTGTGGGGCGTTATATTGGTGCGAATGCTTTGGCGGCTTTGGGAGCAGCGAGCCCAGTGATGAATGTGCTTCTTTTTTTGATTATTGGAATTTGCTTAGGGATGTCCGTATTGATGGGGCGTTTTTTTGGTGAGCAGGATTTTACCAAATTAAAAAGAGTGGTTTCTACTTCCTTTATAGCTGGCGGAGTTTTTACATTGGTTTTGGTTGCTTTAGGTTTTTTGTTTTCCAAAACTATTCTATTATTTTTAAATATTCCCTTAGCGATTTTAGACGATGCTACCACATATCTTCAAATTATATTTATTGGTCTTGTCTTTACCTTTATTTATCATATATATGCTTCTACATTAAGGAGTATGGGTAATTCTAAAGCTTCACTTTATTTTTTAATTGCTTCGGCATTACTTAATGTTGTTTTGGATTTACTTTTTGTTGTGGTTTGAAAGAAAGGTGTAGCAGGAGCAGCATGGGCAACTGTTATAGCAGAAGCAATAGCTGCTTTGTTTTGTGTTATTTATGTGCGATTTCAAATTCCGATTTTGCGTTTTAGTTCAAAAGATTTTGTTTTTGATAAAGGCTTGTTGCGAACAATTGTTAATTATAGTTCGGTGGCGGCAATGCAGCAAATTACTTTGCATTTGGGTAAGTTTTTAATTCAGGGTGCGGTAAATCCGTTGGGGTAGTTTCCATTGCGGCTTTTAATGCCGTAACAAGAATTGATGATTTTGTCATGGTGGTACAGCAGAATATAGCGCATGGTACTACCGGTTTCATTGCTCAAAACAACGGAAAAGGAAATTTTGCCCGCATTAGAAGAGGTTTTCGAACCGGATTTAAAATGGAAGTGCTGTATTCTATTTTTGTTATGCTGATTGTTTTTTTCTTTTCCAAAGAGCTTATTTCGTTGTTTTTAGGGGATGAAGGCGTTGCTGTTGTTACTGAGGGGGTAAAATATTTAAAGGTGATGGTGTTTCTTTATATGCTGCCGGGAATTACTAATGTGATTCAGGGGTATTTTAGAGGTTTAGGGAAGATGAAAATTACTTTGAACGCTACTTTTGCTCAAATGCTGGGAAGAGTGATTTCTGCTTATATTCTGGCTCCGTATTTTGGGATTGAAGGAATTGCTTTGGCTTGTTTAGTGGGCTGGATTTGTATGTTGTCGTATGAATATCCGTTGTTTAATAAGGCGTGGAGAACGGTTAAATAAATATTGTTTGTTGTTTGTTGTTTTGCGTTAGGGATTGGAGCGGCATCTCCCGATAGTAAAACGAGGCTTTTTAGTCGAAGTTTTTATCGGGAATACAGCGGAAAGCCCGACCGCGTTGCTGCACTCGTTTTCTATTTTTTACTATCCTTCTGCAACGCGGAAACGCCATAAAAAAAGAGTTTAACATTGCTGCTAAACTCTTTCTGATATACTATTTTGGATGAAGATTATTCTTCTGCTTCTTCCATTGTATGATAAACGTTCATTACGTCATCGTCTTCTTCGATTTTTTCGATTAATTTCTCAACGTCAGCAATTTGATCTGCATTCAGTTTTTTAGTAATCTGAGGAATTCTTTCGAAACCTGAAGAAAGGATATCGATACCTCTGTTTTCTAATTCTTTTTGGATAGTTCCAAAGCTGTTGAAAGGAGCATAGATTAAGATTCCGTCCTCGTCTTCAAAAACTTCTTCTGCACCAAAATCGATAAATTCTAATTCTAGTTCTTCAGCGTCTAAACCTTCTTTTGGAATGCGGAAGTTACAAGTGTGGTCGAACATGAATTCTACCGAACCTTGCGTTCCCATAGTACCGTTGCATTTGTTGAAATAGCTACGAATATTGGCAACCGTTCTGTTGTTGTTGTCAGAAGCTGTTTCGATAAGGATAGCAATTCCGTGAGGAGCATATCCTTCGAATAATATTTCTTTATAGTTGGCAGTGTCTTTGTTAGAAGCGTTTTTAATCGCACGTTCCACATTGTCTTTCGGCATATTGGCTGCCTTGGCATTTTGGATAACGGCTCTTAATCTAGAATTGGTTTCAGGATTTGGACCGCCTTCTTTAACAGCCATCACGATATCTTTACCAATTCTGGTGAACGTTTTGGCCATAGCTGCCCAACGTTTCATTTTTCTTCCTTTTCTAAATTCAAATGCTCTTCCCATTTTTAAATTTTTTTAACGCTGCAAAATTACAATTATTCTTGTTTTTTCAAAGAATTAGTTTTTATAAAATGGCATTTTTACCACTTTTGCAGCTACATCTTTTTTACGGATGCGGATGAAGATTTCGCTATCTAAAGCACTGTTTTCGGTAGTTACATATCCCATTCCGATTCCTTTGTTTAAAGAAGGCGCCATAGTTCCAGAAGTTACAATTCCGATGTTGTTTCCGTTTGCATCTACAATTTCGTAATCATGTCGTGGAATTGCTTTTTCTTGCATTTCAAAACCAACTAATTTTCGACTTACTCCAGCTTCTTTTTGCGCTTTTAAATTAGCAGAATTCGTAAATTCTTTGTTGAATTTAGTAATCCATCCTAAACCTGCTTCAATTGGAGAAGTACTATCATTAATGTCGTTTCCGTATAAACAGAATCCCATTTCTAAACGTAAAGTATCACGAGCCGCTAATCCGATTGGTTGGATTCCAAAAGGAGCTCCAGCTTCGAAAACTTTGTTCCAAATAGCTTCTGCCTGATCGTTTTTGCAATAAATTTCAAAACCACCCGCTCCGGTATATCCTGTTGCAGAGATGATAACATCTTCAAATCCTGCAAAGTTTCCAATTGTGAAGTGGTAATATTTGATAGAAGCTAAATCAACTGAAGTCAATGATTGTAAAGCTTCAACTGCTTTTGGTCCTTGGATAGCCAAAAGTGAGTACTCGTCT from Flavobacterium nitratireducens includes:
- the rplT gene encoding 50S ribosomal protein L20, which codes for MPRSVNSVAKRARRKKIMKQAKGFFGRRKNVWTVAKNAVEKAMLYAYRDRKQNKRNFRSLWIQRINAGARLEGMSYSQFMGKVKANGIELNRKVLADLAMNHPEAFKAVLNKVK
- the rpmI gene encoding 50S ribosomal protein L35 — protein: MPKMKTKSSAKKRFKVTGSGKIKRKHAFKSHILTKKSKKRKLALTHSALVHSTDMKSIKQQLRII
- the infC gene encoding translation initiation factor IF-3, encoding MRNNRGFQPRVEKKDAHRINNLIRVPEVRLVGENVEPGVFKTADALRLADQLELDLVEISPNADPPVCKIMDYKKFVYEQKKREKILKAKSSQVVVKEIRFGPQTDEHDYEFKRKNAEKFLKEGAKLKAFVFFKGRSIIYKDQGQILLLRLATDLEEFGKVEALPVLEGKRMIMFIAPKKKK
- a CDS encoding MATE family efflux transporter — protein: MNKKKLVDMTRGPIVPQIIHFTLPLIIGNFFVLTYNAVDSIIVGRYIGANALAALGAASPVMNVLLFLIIGICLGMSVLMGRFFGEQDFTKLKRVVSTSFIAGGVFTLVLVALGFLFSKTILLFLNIPLAILDDATTYLQIIFIGLVFTFIYHIYASTLRSMGNSKASLYFLIASALLNVVLDLLFVVV
- a CDS encoding MATE family efflux transporter; the protein is MVVQQNIAHGTTGFIAQNNGKGNFARIRRGFRTGFKMEVLYSIFVMLIVFFFSKELISLFLGDEGVAVVTEGVKYLKVMVFLYMLPGITNVIQGYFRGLGKMKITLNATFAQMLGRVISAYILAPYFGIEGIALACLVGWICMLSYEYPLFNKAWRTVK
- a CDS encoding YebC/PmpR family DNA-binding transcriptional regulator codes for the protein MGRAFEFRKGRKMKRWAAMAKTFTRIGKDIVMAVKEGGPNPETNSRLRAVIQNAKAANMPKDNVERAIKNASNKDTANYKEILFEGYAPHGIAILIETASDNNNRTVANIRSYFNKCNGTMGTQGSVEFMFDHTCNFRIPKEGLDAEELELEFIDFGAEEVFEDEDGILIYAPFNSFGTIQKELENRGIDILSSGFERIPQITKKLNADQIADVEKLIEKIEEDDDVMNVYHTMEEAEE
- the gcvT gene encoding glycine cleavage system aminomethyltransferase GcvT; protein product: MKNTALTHIHEALGAKMLPFAGYNMPITYEGVNAEHETVRTAVGVFDVSHMGEFFLSGPNALALIQKVTSNDAAVLTDGRVQYSCLPNNDGGIVDDLLVYKIKDEEYLLVVNASNIEKDWNWISSHNDLGVEMVNRSDEYSLLAIQGPKAVEALQSLTSVDLASIKYYHFTIGNFAGFEDVIISATGYTGAGGFEIYCKNDQAEAIWNKVFEAGAPFGIQPIGLAARDTLRLEMGFCLYGNDINDSTSPIEAGLGWITKFNKEFTNSANLKAQKEAGVSRKLVGFEMQEKAIPRHDYEIVDANGNNIGIVTSGTMAPSLNKGIGMGYVTTENSALDSEIFIRIRKKDVAAKVVKMPFYKN